In Gracilimonas sp., a single window of DNA contains:
- a CDS encoding M20/M25/M40 family metallo-hydrolase, with translation MKRIVNFLFILILLSASSIFAQSTDEVVDAIVTEATQNSQLEYLGHQLTDVIGPRLVGTPQMQNAHDWAVSQFEEWGISAENQQYGEWDGWERGITHVDLIAPRVVSLEGQQLAWSPSTPEGGISASLDVLPTVENQEEFEAWLETIEGKIILVSQHQITGRPDYNWEEFATEESFEKMKETRSQLNQEWRENLQRTGFMREINQKIEEAGAVGIFQSRWSNGFGVNKIFSANTENIPVVDLSLEDYGMLYRMVEYGDDPQVRVNAQSRELGKVPTFNTIATIPGTEKPDEYIILSAHYDSWDGGTGATDNATGSITMMEAARILKKVYPNPKRTIIVGLWGGEEQGLNGSSAFVQDNPEIVNNMQALFNQDNGTGRVVRISGQGFLHAYEFLGRWLEAVPRDITQHIETTFPGTPGGGGSDYASFVSAEAPGFSLSSLSWSYWNYTWHTNRDTYDKIVFDDVRNNAILTAILTYMASEDPETFPREKAVLPINPRTGERMEWPTPRTPNRTGN, from the coding sequence TTACGGAAGCAACACAAAACTCACAGCTTGAATACCTGGGACATCAGCTTACAGATGTAATCGGGCCAAGATTGGTGGGAACCCCTCAAATGCAAAACGCTCACGACTGGGCAGTTTCTCAATTTGAAGAATGGGGTATCTCGGCTGAAAATCAACAGTATGGGGAATGGGACGGCTGGGAGCGCGGGATCACCCACGTAGACCTTATTGCACCCCGGGTGGTTTCTTTGGAAGGACAGCAGCTGGCCTGGAGTCCTTCTACTCCCGAAGGAGGTATTTCCGCTTCATTGGATGTACTTCCTACTGTAGAGAACCAAGAAGAATTTGAAGCCTGGCTTGAAACCATAGAAGGAAAAATCATTTTGGTTTCTCAGCACCAGATTACCGGCCGGCCTGATTACAATTGGGAAGAATTTGCCACCGAAGAGTCTTTTGAAAAAATGAAGGAAACTCGCTCTCAATTAAATCAAGAATGGCGGGAAAATCTGCAGCGTACCGGGTTTATGCGTGAAATCAATCAAAAGATTGAAGAAGCAGGTGCTGTTGGCATCTTTCAATCCCGATGGTCGAATGGTTTTGGGGTTAATAAAATATTCAGTGCCAACACGGAAAACATTCCTGTGGTTGACCTCTCCCTTGAAGACTACGGAATGCTCTATCGAATGGTTGAATATGGTGATGATCCGCAAGTCAGGGTAAATGCACAATCCAGGGAATTGGGTAAAGTTCCGACCTTCAACACTATTGCCACCATACCGGGCACTGAAAAACCGGATGAATATATTATCCTTTCCGCACACTATGATTCCTGGGACGGAGGCACCGGCGCCACGGATAACGCAACCGGTTCGATTACCATGATGGAAGCTGCCCGCATTCTAAAGAAAGTATATCCAAACCCGAAGCGTACTATCATCGTGGGTCTTTGGGGCGGAGAGGAGCAAGGTTTGAACGGCTCATCCGCTTTTGTACAAGACAATCCTGAAATCGTCAATAATATGCAGGCCTTATTCAATCAGGATAACGGAACCGGCCGTGTGGTACGTATCTCCGGGCAGGGATTCCTTCATGCTTACGAGTTCTTAGGCCGATGGCTTGAAGCGGTACCCCGTGATATCACCCAACATATTGAAACCACCTTCCCCGGCACTCCCGGCGGGGGCGGCTCTGATTATGCTTCTTTTGTCTCGGCTGAAGCCCCCGGTTTCTCTTTGAGTTCCCTCAGCTGGAGCTACTGGAATTATACCTGGCATACCAACCGCGATACTTACGACAAAATCGTGTTTGATGATGTCCGAAATAACGCCATCCTCACAGCCATTTTAACCTACATGGCAAGTGAAGATCCTGAAACCTTCCCGCGTGAAAAAGCCGTGCTTCCCATTAACCCAAGAACGGGTGAGCGCATGGAGTGGCCGACACCAAGGACTCCGAACCGTACCGGGAATTAG